In one window of Calypte anna isolate BGI_N300 chromosome 1, bCalAnn1_v1.p, whole genome shotgun sequence DNA:
- the CTC1 gene encoding CST complex subunit CTC1 isoform X2 gives MGPSRTRFFTHAEAIAKLLHFELEWLESLFLFPSWSYIPQTDQSSGYMEILVDPVPVSLLKEVPDSIPVAGLASADPLLTSRIPCKKTSKLTVAGELARLGPLLCIHHKTFFFLFLKCFTSSVLVPVLVQKSNQLAWHHVLQLGHRYTITELSLSSLKKSKQRMFVTGVSSCLLPYCAEQVREQAVYSVWRGESTQPSFLAEQLNDSLELGFEDETTRTTKESKIISYVGTVTKILNIQAGLFLLDNKVCLCLAYQQLLNYARGLRPGACVELIDVHLLQKPLLSFPFIVLGACLSSTVVVKSFSRLSTPYQPPATSGNLYLQLLFHYNLGMPLYLWLVSLLEMFEERFYCFFGRRRLLLSSARRNSGAAEKFLVPLLQAVLPDREKERDVYNEILAKIHHCPLQKYLTLNPPCQAPSLSAVRRAADEKSWESFSPSQLLSPLETQHMVTQELNRRLAWSYCTFSAGSFQPRLILLGVLRVSSRTSSLQLQDKTSTLPCVISHKDGSPFACTALIGSLLQVENYQLVVERFLQTDFPSWEYLANLEHVREKKTSVYVQCYFEDIQVLLGTEGQIQKSLRSGNSSSLRKNDNGSLTSELETPEAKMLKLEDPKPEIHGDGNCQGGQNYTRGTMHVSRLFLVTQKEGLMSRNYQLPREEDEKGGELQPSFQATVLWLGKPLLWSHSKEMGNLPELEETSCDGEEGMTQQEALLLFMGKSLRWFPFLHLDGLYRFIVPHCSDLEVFDKLCFPPVPVKCLSRSSCPLCLPVQDTWHLKHETWISCLPKHWLTTRSVLKGMDQRISSIPEVLSDSFTGSLVSFSGDIVERTLCASPKNEKSSANVGLQKQKGSLLASDHSVKLSISVAPCSPIVMEVYIPATFLQHLWGLLPGAKILFQNLERKISRFHNVYCTYIASSCVSIICLPASHLPFPSSPAGEALSPSLVFLCNLQSQLQNLPQAPRILCHLSCVLTLSLQWVCSLCSSIFKEGRCTRNNPPCPSHIGVRQASARVLVEDGTGEALVLCRNQHVAAMLGLSLPEWEALQNCVQSRGSVFIQHGEATGTGSVEEPEDLIACYLRSLCRSPLICRPILLDFSLDRKPSKILHTAPLQLRNFRCGEVEFVSQVGHRPSLLCLNVQEVEGDTLSYLNSERIVRTSCH, from the exons ATGGGCCCATCAAGGACAAGATTCTTTACCCATGCAGAGGCCATTGCCAAG CTCCTGCATTTTGAACTTGAGTGGCTGGAGTCACTATTCCTCTTCCCAAGCTGGTCATACATACCACAGACAGACCAGAGTTCAGGGTACATGGAAATTCTGGTGGATCCAGTGCCAGTTAGTCTCCTAAAGGAAGTACCTGACAGCATTCCAGTTGCCGGCCTGGCGTCAGCAGATCCACTGCTTACCTCCAG GATTCCATGTAAAAAAACATCAAAGCTCACTGTGGCAGGTGAATTGGCCAGACTCGGGCCTCTCCTTTGTATTCACCACAAGacattcttctttctgtttctgaagtgCTTCACCTCATCTGTTTTGGTCCCTGTGCTGGTGCAG AAGTCCAACCAGCTGGCATGGCATCATGTCCTCCAGTTGGGTCACAGGTACACAATAACAGAGCTGAGTCTGTCCAGCCTGAAGAAATCTAAACAAAGGATGTTTGTCACTGGTGTTTCTTCCTGCCTTCTGCCTTACTGTGCAGAGCAGGTGAGGGAGCAGGCTGTGTACAGTGTTTGGCGAGGAGAATCTACTCAGCCATCTTTCCTTGCTGAGCAGCTCAATGATTCCTTGGAGCTGGGATTTGAAGATGAGACAACGAGAACAACCAAAGAGTCCAAGATCATCTCATATGTG GGAACTGTCACCAAAATACTCAATATCCAAGCTGGTCTCTTTTTACTGGATAACAAAGTCTGCTTGTGCCTTGCTTACCAGCAGCTGTTGAACTATGCACGTGGACTTCGACCAGGAGCATGTGTGGAA CTCATCGATGTCCACCTCCTACAGAAGCCTCTGCTATCCTTCCCTTTCATTGTACTTGGTGCTTGCCTTAGCAGCACTGTTGTAGTGAAGAGTTTTTCAAGGCTCAGCACTCCCTATCAGCCACCAGCCACTTCTGGAAATCTGTACCTCCAGCTGCTCTTCCACTACAATCTTGGTATGCCACTTTACCTCTGGCTGGTCAGCCTCCTGGAGATGTTTGAGGAGAG gttttattgtttctttgGGCGCCGTCGACTGTTGCTTAGCTCTGCACGTCGAAactctggagctgctgagaaGTTCCTTGTCCCCCTTCTACAGGCTGTGTTGCCAgatagagagaaagaaagagatgttTATAATGAAATCCTAGCAAAAATACACCATTGTCCCCTGCAGAAG taTTTGACCCTGAACCCTCCCTGCCAGGCCCCATCTCTGTCTGCAGTTCGACGTGCAGCAGATGAGAAGAGCTGGGAAAGCTTCAGTCCATCCCAGTTGCTCTCCCCCTTGGAGACACAGCACATGGTCACCCAGGAGCTGAATCGCAGGCTGGCCTGGTCCTACTGCACGTTCTCAGCAGGAAGTTTCCAGCCCCGACTG ATACTACTGGGTGTGCTGAGAGTCTCCTCCAGGACCAGTTCCCTCCAGCTACAGGACAAGACCAGCACGCTTCCCTGTGTGATATCACATAAGGATGGTAGCCCCTTTGCCTGTACAGCTCTCATAG GATCACTTTTGCAGGTGGAAAACTACCAACTTGTAGTGGAGAGATTCCTTCAGACTGATTTTCCCTCCTGGGAGTACCTGGCAAATCTGGAGCatgtgagggagaaaaaaaccag TGTCTATGTGCAGTGCTACTTTGAGGATATTCAGGTTCTCCTGGGTACTGAAGGACAAATCCAGAAAAGCCTTAGGAGTGGAAACAGCTCCTCTTTGAGGAAGAATGATAATGGCAGTTTAACATCTGAGCTGGAAACCCCAGAggcaaaaatgctgaaattgGAAGATCCCAAACCAGAAATTCATGGAGATGGGAACTGTCAAGGGGGCCAGAACTACACTAGAGGAACTATGCATGTCTCTCGCCTATTCCTGGTTACCCAGAAAGAGGGTCTTATGTCACGCAATTACCAGCTGCCCagagaagaagatgaaaaagggggagagctgcagcccagTTTCCAAGCCACGGTGCTCTGGCTGGGCaaacctctgctctggagccatTCCAAAGAAATGGGGAATCTACCAGAGCTGGAGGAGACCAGCTGTGATGGAGAAGAGGGCATGACACAACAAGAA GCACTACTGCTATTTATGGGGAAGTCTCTACGATGGTTTCCATTTCTGCATCTGGATGGACTGTATCGCTTCATTGTGCCCCACTGCTCG GACCTGGAGGTGTTCGACAAGCTCTGTTTTCCACCTGTGCCAGTAAAGTGCCTGAGCAGGTCATCCTGCCCCTTATGCCTGCCTGTTCAAGATACCTGGCACTTAAAGCATGAGACATGGATCTCCTGTCTGCCTAAGCACTGG CTGACAACCAGGTCAGTGTTGAAAGGTATGGACCAGAGAATTTCTTCCATTCCAGAAGTACTTAGCGACAG TTTCACAGGTTCccttgtttctttctctggtgACATAGTGGAGAGGACCTTGTGTGCCTCTCCCAAGAATGAGAAATCATCTGCGAATGTCGGCCTTCAAAAGCAGAAAG GGAGTCTTCTTGCCAGTGATCACAGCGTGAAGCTCAGCATCTCGGTAGCTCCGTGCTCCCCTATTGTGATGGAAGTTTATATTCCTGCCACctttctgcagcatctctggggtTTGCTGCCTGGAGCCAAGATCCTCTTCCAGAACTTGGAACGCAAAATCTCAAG ATTCCATAATGTTTATTGCACATACATTGCCTCCAGCTGTGTGAGCATCATATGTCTGCCAGCTTCTCAcctgccttttccttccag TCCTGCAGGAGAGGCCTTATCCCCCTCACTAGTGTTTCTATGCAACTTGCAATCTCAGCTGCAAAACCTGCCCCAGGCACCCAGGATTTTATGCCACTTGTCCTGTGTACTGACTCTGTCCCTGCAATGGGTTTGCTCACTTTGTAGCAGCATCTTCAAAGAG GGGAGGTGCACCCGAAACAATCCACCATGTCCATCACACATAGGAGTGAGGCAAGCTAGTGCACG GGTGCTGGTGGAGGATGGAACGGGTGAAGCCTTGGTGCTGTGCAGGAACCAGCATGTGGCAGCAATGCTGGGCCTGAGCCTTCCTGAGTGGGAAGCTCTGCAGAActgtgtgcagagcagaggcagtgtGTTCATTCAGCATGGGGAAGCTACTGGCACAGGG TCTGTAGAGGAACCTGAGGATCTCATTGCTTGCTACCTAAGGAGCCTGTGCAGGAGTCCCCTCATCTGTCGCCCTATCCTGCTGGATTTCAGCCTGGACAGGAAGCCTTCCAAAATCCTGCACACAG CTCCACTGCAGCTGAGAAATTTTCGGTGTGGTGAAGTGGAGTTTGTGTCGCAAGTGGGGCACAGGCCGAGCCTGCTGTGCCTGAACGTGCAGGAAGTGGAAGGAGACACCTTGAGTTATCTGAATAGTGAGAGGATTGTGAGGACATCGTGTCACTGA
- the CTC1 gene encoding CST complex subunit CTC1 isoform X1 — MAEPSAAEQRWLQAAEDFARRALPAREGPGGLEAPPLDAVLRCLRRVGGGDLPLGYSFVSISDLQHQQCEPCCSHLTWSTNEFKEWAHQGQDSLPMQRPLPRSYLILVGYLTDGRQEDKEKLVDGCLYVKDNTGIMPCELLHFELEWLESLFLFPSWSYIPQTDQSSGYMEILVDPVPVSLLKEVPDSIPVAGLASADPLLTSRIPCKKTSKLTVAGELARLGPLLCIHHKTFFFLFLKCFTSSVLVPVLVQKSNQLAWHHVLQLGHRYTITELSLSSLKKSKQRMFVTGVSSCLLPYCAEQVREQAVYSVWRGESTQPSFLAEQLNDSLELGFEDETTRTTKESKIISYVGTVTKILNIQAGLFLLDNKVCLCLAYQQLLNYARGLRPGACVELIDVHLLQKPLLSFPFIVLGACLSSTVVVKSFSRLSTPYQPPATSGNLYLQLLFHYNLGMPLYLWLVSLLEMFEERFYCFFGRRRLLLSSARRNSGAAEKFLVPLLQAVLPDREKERDVYNEILAKIHHCPLQKYLTLNPPCQAPSLSAVRRAADEKSWESFSPSQLLSPLETQHMVTQELNRRLAWSYCTFSAGSFQPRLILLGVLRVSSRTSSLQLQDKTSTLPCVISHKDGSPFACTALIGSLLQVENYQLVVERFLQTDFPSWEYLANLEHVREKKTSVYVQCYFEDIQVLLGTEGQIQKSLRSGNSSSLRKNDNGSLTSELETPEAKMLKLEDPKPEIHGDGNCQGGQNYTRGTMHVSRLFLVTQKEGLMSRNYQLPREEDEKGGELQPSFQATVLWLGKPLLWSHSKEMGNLPELEETSCDGEEGMTQQEALLLFMGKSLRWFPFLHLDGLYRFIVPHCSDLEVFDKLCFPPVPVKCLSRSSCPLCLPVQDTWHLKHETWISCLPKHWLTTRSVLKGMDQRISSIPEVLSDSFTGSLVSFSGDIVERTLCASPKNEKSSANVGLQKQKGSLLASDHSVKLSISVAPCSPIVMEVYIPATFLQHLWGLLPGAKILFQNLERKISRFHNVYCTYIASSCVSIICLPASHLPFPSSPAGEALSPSLVFLCNLQSQLQNLPQAPRILCHLSCVLTLSLQWVCSLCSSIFKEGRCTRNNPPCPSHIGVRQASARVLVEDGTGEALVLCRNQHVAAMLGLSLPEWEALQNCVQSRGSVFIQHGEATGTGSVEEPEDLIACYLRSLCRSPLICRPILLDFSLDRKPSKILHTAPLQLRNFRCGEVEFVSQVGHRPSLLCLNVQEVEGDTLSYLNSERIVRTSCH; from the exons ATGGCGGAACCCAGCGCGGCG GAGCAGCGCTGGCTGCAGGCGGCTGAAGATTTCGCCCGCCGAGCTCTCCCTGCCCGCGAAGGGCCTGGCGGGCTGGAGGCGCCGCCGCTGGACGCGGTGCTGCGGTGCCTGCGGAGGGTGGGTGGCGGGGACCTGCCACTCGGCTACAG ttttgtcTCCATCTCTGACCTACAGCATCAGCAGTGTGAGCCATGCTGCAGCCACCTGACCTGGAGCACTAATGAGTTTAAAGAATGGGCCCATCAAGGACAAGATTCTTTACCCATGCAGAGGCCATTGCCAAGGTCTTACCTGATCTTGGTTGGCTATTTAACAGATGGGAGGCAAGAGGACAAAGAGAAGTTGGTAGATGGTTGCCTGTATGTGAAAGACAATACTGGGATAATGCCCTGTGAG CTCCTGCATTTTGAACTTGAGTGGCTGGAGTCACTATTCCTCTTCCCAAGCTGGTCATACATACCACAGACAGACCAGAGTTCAGGGTACATGGAAATTCTGGTGGATCCAGTGCCAGTTAGTCTCCTAAAGGAAGTACCTGACAGCATTCCAGTTGCCGGCCTGGCGTCAGCAGATCCACTGCTTACCTCCAG GATTCCATGTAAAAAAACATCAAAGCTCACTGTGGCAGGTGAATTGGCCAGACTCGGGCCTCTCCTTTGTATTCACCACAAGacattcttctttctgtttctgaagtgCTTCACCTCATCTGTTTTGGTCCCTGTGCTGGTGCAG AAGTCCAACCAGCTGGCATGGCATCATGTCCTCCAGTTGGGTCACAGGTACACAATAACAGAGCTGAGTCTGTCCAGCCTGAAGAAATCTAAACAAAGGATGTTTGTCACTGGTGTTTCTTCCTGCCTTCTGCCTTACTGTGCAGAGCAGGTGAGGGAGCAGGCTGTGTACAGTGTTTGGCGAGGAGAATCTACTCAGCCATCTTTCCTTGCTGAGCAGCTCAATGATTCCTTGGAGCTGGGATTTGAAGATGAGACAACGAGAACAACCAAAGAGTCCAAGATCATCTCATATGTG GGAACTGTCACCAAAATACTCAATATCCAAGCTGGTCTCTTTTTACTGGATAACAAAGTCTGCTTGTGCCTTGCTTACCAGCAGCTGTTGAACTATGCACGTGGACTTCGACCAGGAGCATGTGTGGAA CTCATCGATGTCCACCTCCTACAGAAGCCTCTGCTATCCTTCCCTTTCATTGTACTTGGTGCTTGCCTTAGCAGCACTGTTGTAGTGAAGAGTTTTTCAAGGCTCAGCACTCCCTATCAGCCACCAGCCACTTCTGGAAATCTGTACCTCCAGCTGCTCTTCCACTACAATCTTGGTATGCCACTTTACCTCTGGCTGGTCAGCCTCCTGGAGATGTTTGAGGAGAG gttttattgtttctttgGGCGCCGTCGACTGTTGCTTAGCTCTGCACGTCGAAactctggagctgctgagaaGTTCCTTGTCCCCCTTCTACAGGCTGTGTTGCCAgatagagagaaagaaagagatgttTATAATGAAATCCTAGCAAAAATACACCATTGTCCCCTGCAGAAG taTTTGACCCTGAACCCTCCCTGCCAGGCCCCATCTCTGTCTGCAGTTCGACGTGCAGCAGATGAGAAGAGCTGGGAAAGCTTCAGTCCATCCCAGTTGCTCTCCCCCTTGGAGACACAGCACATGGTCACCCAGGAGCTGAATCGCAGGCTGGCCTGGTCCTACTGCACGTTCTCAGCAGGAAGTTTCCAGCCCCGACTG ATACTACTGGGTGTGCTGAGAGTCTCCTCCAGGACCAGTTCCCTCCAGCTACAGGACAAGACCAGCACGCTTCCCTGTGTGATATCACATAAGGATGGTAGCCCCTTTGCCTGTACAGCTCTCATAG GATCACTTTTGCAGGTGGAAAACTACCAACTTGTAGTGGAGAGATTCCTTCAGACTGATTTTCCCTCCTGGGAGTACCTGGCAAATCTGGAGCatgtgagggagaaaaaaaccag TGTCTATGTGCAGTGCTACTTTGAGGATATTCAGGTTCTCCTGGGTACTGAAGGACAAATCCAGAAAAGCCTTAGGAGTGGAAACAGCTCCTCTTTGAGGAAGAATGATAATGGCAGTTTAACATCTGAGCTGGAAACCCCAGAggcaaaaatgctgaaattgGAAGATCCCAAACCAGAAATTCATGGAGATGGGAACTGTCAAGGGGGCCAGAACTACACTAGAGGAACTATGCATGTCTCTCGCCTATTCCTGGTTACCCAGAAAGAGGGTCTTATGTCACGCAATTACCAGCTGCCCagagaagaagatgaaaaagggggagagctgcagcccagTTTCCAAGCCACGGTGCTCTGGCTGGGCaaacctctgctctggagccatTCCAAAGAAATGGGGAATCTACCAGAGCTGGAGGAGACCAGCTGTGATGGAGAAGAGGGCATGACACAACAAGAA GCACTACTGCTATTTATGGGGAAGTCTCTACGATGGTTTCCATTTCTGCATCTGGATGGACTGTATCGCTTCATTGTGCCCCACTGCTCG GACCTGGAGGTGTTCGACAAGCTCTGTTTTCCACCTGTGCCAGTAAAGTGCCTGAGCAGGTCATCCTGCCCCTTATGCCTGCCTGTTCAAGATACCTGGCACTTAAAGCATGAGACATGGATCTCCTGTCTGCCTAAGCACTGG CTGACAACCAGGTCAGTGTTGAAAGGTATGGACCAGAGAATTTCTTCCATTCCAGAAGTACTTAGCGACAG TTTCACAGGTTCccttgtttctttctctggtgACATAGTGGAGAGGACCTTGTGTGCCTCTCCCAAGAATGAGAAATCATCTGCGAATGTCGGCCTTCAAAAGCAGAAAG GGAGTCTTCTTGCCAGTGATCACAGCGTGAAGCTCAGCATCTCGGTAGCTCCGTGCTCCCCTATTGTGATGGAAGTTTATATTCCTGCCACctttctgcagcatctctggggtTTGCTGCCTGGAGCCAAGATCCTCTTCCAGAACTTGGAACGCAAAATCTCAAG ATTCCATAATGTTTATTGCACATACATTGCCTCCAGCTGTGTGAGCATCATATGTCTGCCAGCTTCTCAcctgccttttccttccag TCCTGCAGGAGAGGCCTTATCCCCCTCACTAGTGTTTCTATGCAACTTGCAATCTCAGCTGCAAAACCTGCCCCAGGCACCCAGGATTTTATGCCACTTGTCCTGTGTACTGACTCTGTCCCTGCAATGGGTTTGCTCACTTTGTAGCAGCATCTTCAAAGAG GGGAGGTGCACCCGAAACAATCCACCATGTCCATCACACATAGGAGTGAGGCAAGCTAGTGCACG GGTGCTGGTGGAGGATGGAACGGGTGAAGCCTTGGTGCTGTGCAGGAACCAGCATGTGGCAGCAATGCTGGGCCTGAGCCTTCCTGAGTGGGAAGCTCTGCAGAActgtgtgcagagcagaggcagtgtGTTCATTCAGCATGGGGAAGCTACTGGCACAGGG TCTGTAGAGGAACCTGAGGATCTCATTGCTTGCTACCTAAGGAGCCTGTGCAGGAGTCCCCTCATCTGTCGCCCTATCCTGCTGGATTTCAGCCTGGACAGGAAGCCTTCCAAAATCCTGCACACAG CTCCACTGCAGCTGAGAAATTTTCGGTGTGGTGAAGTGGAGTTTGTGTCGCAAGTGGGGCACAGGCCGAGCCTGCTGTGCCTGAACGTGCAGGAAGTGGAAGGAGACACCTTGAGTTATCTGAATAGTGAGAGGATTGTGAGGACATCGTGTCACTGA
- the CTC1 gene encoding CST complex subunit CTC1 isoform X3, with product MAEPSAAEQRWLQAAEDFARRALPAREGPGGLEAPPLDAVLRCLRRVGGGDLPLGYSFVSISDLQHQQCEPCCSHLTWSTNEFKEWAHQGQDSLPMQRPLPRSYLILVGYLTDGRQEDKEKLVDGCLYVKDNTGIMPCELLHFELEWLESLFLFPSWSYIPQTDQSSGYMEILVDPVPVSLLKEVPDSIPVAGLASADPLLTSRIPCKKTSKLTVAGELARLGPLLCIHHKTFFFLFLKCFTSSVLVPVLVQKSNQLAWHHVLQLGHRYTITELSLSSLKKSKQRMFVTGVSSCLLPYCAEQVREQAVYSVWRGESTQPSFLAEQLNDSLELGFEDETTRTTKESKIISYVGTVTKILNIQAGLFLLDNKVCLCLAYQQLLNYARGLRPGACVELIDVHLLQKPLLSFPFIVLGACLSSTVVVKSFSRLSTPYQPPATSGNLYLQLLFHYNLGMPLYLWLVSLLEMFEERFYCFFGRRRLLLSSARRNSGAAEKFLVPLLQAVLPDREKERDVYNEILAKIHHCPLQKYLTLNPPCQAPSLSAVRRAADEKSWESFSPSQLLSPLETQHMVTQELNRRLAWSYCTFSAGSFQPRLILLGVLRVSSRTSSLQLQDKTSTLPCVISHKDGSPFACTALIGSLLQVENYQLVVERFLQTDFPSWEYLANLEHVREKKTSVYVQCYFEDIQVLLGTEGQIQKSLRSGNSSSLRKNDNGSLTSELETPEAKMLKLEDPKPEIHGDGNCQGGQNYTRGTMHVSRLFLVTQKEGLMSRNYQLPREEDEKGGELQPSFQATVLWLGKPLLWSHSKEMGNLPELEETSCDGEEGMTQQEALLLFMGKSLRWFPFLHLDGLYRFIVPHCSDLEVFDKLCFPPVPVKCLSRSSCPLCLPVQDTWHLKHETWISCLPKHWLTTRSVLKGMDQRISSIPEVLSDSFTGSLVSFSGDIVERTLCASPKNEKSSANVGLQKQKGSLLASDHSVKLSISVAPCSPIVMEVYIPATFLQHLWGLLPGAKILFQNLERKISRFHNVYCTYIASSCVSIICLPASHLPFPSSPAGEALSPSLVFLCNLQSQLQNLPQAPRILCHLSCVLTLSLQWVCSLCSSIFKEGAGGGWNG from the exons ATGGCGGAACCCAGCGCGGCG GAGCAGCGCTGGCTGCAGGCGGCTGAAGATTTCGCCCGCCGAGCTCTCCCTGCCCGCGAAGGGCCTGGCGGGCTGGAGGCGCCGCCGCTGGACGCGGTGCTGCGGTGCCTGCGGAGGGTGGGTGGCGGGGACCTGCCACTCGGCTACAG ttttgtcTCCATCTCTGACCTACAGCATCAGCAGTGTGAGCCATGCTGCAGCCACCTGACCTGGAGCACTAATGAGTTTAAAGAATGGGCCCATCAAGGACAAGATTCTTTACCCATGCAGAGGCCATTGCCAAGGTCTTACCTGATCTTGGTTGGCTATTTAACAGATGGGAGGCAAGAGGACAAAGAGAAGTTGGTAGATGGTTGCCTGTATGTGAAAGACAATACTGGGATAATGCCCTGTGAG CTCCTGCATTTTGAACTTGAGTGGCTGGAGTCACTATTCCTCTTCCCAAGCTGGTCATACATACCACAGACAGACCAGAGTTCAGGGTACATGGAAATTCTGGTGGATCCAGTGCCAGTTAGTCTCCTAAAGGAAGTACCTGACAGCATTCCAGTTGCCGGCCTGGCGTCAGCAGATCCACTGCTTACCTCCAG GATTCCATGTAAAAAAACATCAAAGCTCACTGTGGCAGGTGAATTGGCCAGACTCGGGCCTCTCCTTTGTATTCACCACAAGacattcttctttctgtttctgaagtgCTTCACCTCATCTGTTTTGGTCCCTGTGCTGGTGCAG AAGTCCAACCAGCTGGCATGGCATCATGTCCTCCAGTTGGGTCACAGGTACACAATAACAGAGCTGAGTCTGTCCAGCCTGAAGAAATCTAAACAAAGGATGTTTGTCACTGGTGTTTCTTCCTGCCTTCTGCCTTACTGTGCAGAGCAGGTGAGGGAGCAGGCTGTGTACAGTGTTTGGCGAGGAGAATCTACTCAGCCATCTTTCCTTGCTGAGCAGCTCAATGATTCCTTGGAGCTGGGATTTGAAGATGAGACAACGAGAACAACCAAAGAGTCCAAGATCATCTCATATGTG GGAACTGTCACCAAAATACTCAATATCCAAGCTGGTCTCTTTTTACTGGATAACAAAGTCTGCTTGTGCCTTGCTTACCAGCAGCTGTTGAACTATGCACGTGGACTTCGACCAGGAGCATGTGTGGAA CTCATCGATGTCCACCTCCTACAGAAGCCTCTGCTATCCTTCCCTTTCATTGTACTTGGTGCTTGCCTTAGCAGCACTGTTGTAGTGAAGAGTTTTTCAAGGCTCAGCACTCCCTATCAGCCACCAGCCACTTCTGGAAATCTGTACCTCCAGCTGCTCTTCCACTACAATCTTGGTATGCCACTTTACCTCTGGCTGGTCAGCCTCCTGGAGATGTTTGAGGAGAG gttttattgtttctttgGGCGCCGTCGACTGTTGCTTAGCTCTGCACGTCGAAactctggagctgctgagaaGTTCCTTGTCCCCCTTCTACAGGCTGTGTTGCCAgatagagagaaagaaagagatgttTATAATGAAATCCTAGCAAAAATACACCATTGTCCCCTGCAGAAG taTTTGACCCTGAACCCTCCCTGCCAGGCCCCATCTCTGTCTGCAGTTCGACGTGCAGCAGATGAGAAGAGCTGGGAAAGCTTCAGTCCATCCCAGTTGCTCTCCCCCTTGGAGACACAGCACATGGTCACCCAGGAGCTGAATCGCAGGCTGGCCTGGTCCTACTGCACGTTCTCAGCAGGAAGTTTCCAGCCCCGACTG ATACTACTGGGTGTGCTGAGAGTCTCCTCCAGGACCAGTTCCCTCCAGCTACAGGACAAGACCAGCACGCTTCCCTGTGTGATATCACATAAGGATGGTAGCCCCTTTGCCTGTACAGCTCTCATAG GATCACTTTTGCAGGTGGAAAACTACCAACTTGTAGTGGAGAGATTCCTTCAGACTGATTTTCCCTCCTGGGAGTACCTGGCAAATCTGGAGCatgtgagggagaaaaaaaccag TGTCTATGTGCAGTGCTACTTTGAGGATATTCAGGTTCTCCTGGGTACTGAAGGACAAATCCAGAAAAGCCTTAGGAGTGGAAACAGCTCCTCTTTGAGGAAGAATGATAATGGCAGTTTAACATCTGAGCTGGAAACCCCAGAggcaaaaatgctgaaattgGAAGATCCCAAACCAGAAATTCATGGAGATGGGAACTGTCAAGGGGGCCAGAACTACACTAGAGGAACTATGCATGTCTCTCGCCTATTCCTGGTTACCCAGAAAGAGGGTCTTATGTCACGCAATTACCAGCTGCCCagagaagaagatgaaaaagggggagagctgcagcccagTTTCCAAGCCACGGTGCTCTGGCTGGGCaaacctctgctctggagccatTCCAAAGAAATGGGGAATCTACCAGAGCTGGAGGAGACCAGCTGTGATGGAGAAGAGGGCATGACACAACAAGAA GCACTACTGCTATTTATGGGGAAGTCTCTACGATGGTTTCCATTTCTGCATCTGGATGGACTGTATCGCTTCATTGTGCCCCACTGCTCG GACCTGGAGGTGTTCGACAAGCTCTGTTTTCCACCTGTGCCAGTAAAGTGCCTGAGCAGGTCATCCTGCCCCTTATGCCTGCCTGTTCAAGATACCTGGCACTTAAAGCATGAGACATGGATCTCCTGTCTGCCTAAGCACTGG CTGACAACCAGGTCAGTGTTGAAAGGTATGGACCAGAGAATTTCTTCCATTCCAGAAGTACTTAGCGACAG TTTCACAGGTTCccttgtttctttctctggtgACATAGTGGAGAGGACCTTGTGTGCCTCTCCCAAGAATGAGAAATCATCTGCGAATGTCGGCCTTCAAAAGCAGAAAG GGAGTCTTCTTGCCAGTGATCACAGCGTGAAGCTCAGCATCTCGGTAGCTCCGTGCTCCCCTATTGTGATGGAAGTTTATATTCCTGCCACctttctgcagcatctctggggtTTGCTGCCTGGAGCCAAGATCCTCTTCCAGAACTTGGAACGCAAAATCTCAAG ATTCCATAATGTTTATTGCACATACATTGCCTCCAGCTGTGTGAGCATCATATGTCTGCCAGCTTCTCAcctgccttttccttccag TCCTGCAGGAGAGGCCTTATCCCCCTCACTAGTGTTTCTATGCAACTTGCAATCTCAGCTGCAAAACCTGCCCCAGGCACCCAGGATTTTATGCCACTTGTCCTGTGTACTGACTCTGTCCCTGCAATGGGTTTGCTCACTTTGTAGCAGCATCTTCAAAGAG GGTGCTGGTGGAGGATGGAACGGGTGA